The Tolypothrix sp. PCC 7712 region TCCCCAGCCAAGCGGCTAATTCTCCAAATTTGAGTTTCTGTAAAATTTTTGGTTGATAAAAACTATAAGCCATCCAACTGAGCATAATTGCGGCTAGTAAAGCCGCTAATCCCCAAACTTGTCGCCATAAAATTTCAGTCGGACGGGAATCGAAAGATTTAACCATGCTTTTGTTTTACTCTTTTATATCAGCGGTGCGATTTTAGGACAAGTCTGATAGGAAAAAAGGCATGATAAATTGCATAATTCTGGGGTAAGCCAGGTATTAAGGAAAAGGAGACAAGGGTAAATAACCAATGAAAAATAATTATTGTTTGTCAGTCATGAACAAACAACTTATCCTATCAGCAAAGATATTTTGCCGGAATTAAAGTAATATTTTTAACTTTAGCTTGTGATTATAACCGTGACTCTACAGAAGAGCCAAGGGTAAAATCTCCTCAATTACTTGCTGTGCGATCAATAATTTTTATTCTATAACCGTTGTACTAAAACCACACGGGGGTTAGACCTAACATTGTCAAGTAATTTTATGTATAAATTTATGTTTTTGTTTTATATTAGCTACTATTAATTGCGCCTTATATAATTTCATTTTTATCAGCATACATATAATTTAATTAGGTATTTATCATTGCTAAACACTAAGAATCAAAACGTTTATAACTGTTCCATCAAGAAAAATATTTATGCGTAAGACGACGCAATCTAATACTACTTGATTAAGCGTTTGGAACTCAAAATTGGTTTTGGTAAAAGGTTAAAGGCTAAGGGTTAAAGGTTTTGACTTTCCTTTTCCCATTTCCCTTTTTCCCCTTAACCAAAAAGTATTTCATCCAGGTTATTAGCTGTTAATTAGTGAATCAAAAATTACTGTTATTTGCTCAATTTATCTATCAAATTTTCTGTCTGCTGTAGATTGACTAAAGTATTCGCGCATAAAATGCCAGATGCAGCAACAGCCGGGACACCAATTCCGGGGATAGTGCTATCACCAACGCGATATAAACCCTGGATTGGCGTGTGTGTGCTGGGAAACATTCCTTGAGTCGCAGCAATAGCTGGGCCATAGGTTCCTCGATATCTGCGGAGATAATGAGCATGGGTAAGGGGTGTACCGATGAGTTCCACGACTACGCGCTCTCGGATATCGGGGATAATGCGCTCTAAAGCGCGGTATAAAGATTGTGCTTTCTGGCGTTTCTTGTCTGCATAATCTTGATTTCGTTCCCAGCCAGTGTAAGGTTCCAAGGTGTAAGCATGAACTACATGATGTTCCTCTGGCGCGAGTGTAGTATCCCACACTGTCGGCATCGAAATCATGCAAGTATTCCCTGGAATTGTAATATCTTGATGGGAATCTTGGACTACTACATGATGTCCGGTTAACTTCTCTAAACCATCTGCCTTGATACCTAAATGCAAATGCATAAAACTATCAACGGCTGGGGTATCTAAAGCTGCTTGGCGGAAAGTAGCAGGTAAATCTTCGGGACGTAGCAAATGATTGTAAGTATCCCAAATACTCGCATTGGAAATGACAATTGGCGATCGCAAAATTTCACCTGTCGCTAACCTTACACCCACAACTTTGCCTGATTCCACTAAGATTTGCTCGACGTGACACCCTAAACGCAGTTCTCC contains the following coding sequences:
- a CDS encoding phytoene desaturase family protein, whose protein sequence is MQDSDVIVIGSGIGGLCTAGLLARYGKRVIVCESHTIAGGAAHSFRRRGFEFDSGPSFYCGLSDTQSLNPLKQVLDVLGESIQVIPYDPLGHYHFPEGTIAVYSDAERYWQEVERVTPQGAKELQRFTSRLLGLYEAMRGIPTLALRSDWQVVLTLIKSYLPSLLKMLPYLPLVQSSAGNVMDATVKDPWVRRLIDLECFLLSGLKAHGTIAPEVAFMLGERSRAGVEYPLGGSAAIVQALVKGLERWGGELRLGCHVEQILVESGKVVGVRLATGEILRSPIVISNASIWDTYNHLLRPEDLPATFRQAALDTPAVDSFMHLHLGIKADGLEKLTGHHVVVQDSHQDITIPGNTCMISMPTVWDTTLAPEEHHVVHAYTLEPYTGWERNQDYADKKRQKAQSLYRALERIIPDIRERVVVELIGTPLTHAHYLRRYRGTYGPAIAATQGMFPSTHTPIQGLYRVGDSTIPGIGVPAVAASGILCANTLVNLQQTENLIDKLSK